GAATCATAGCTTCCCCCCTcataaatgggccgacccaacatAGGAGGACCGTTGGCTCTCCAATGCATTTTTTTATTGTATTAATTTACTTATATTTCTAAAATAGAATAAAAAAATCCATTCATTTTTAGAAGTGTTCATCACGCGTTCAAAAAATGTGTATACAATGTAAAAATGTCTGCACTATTATGTGATATTTTAAAATGTTCACGTGTTTCAGAAAAACGTTCCTCACATTTTATAAAGTTGTTTATAAAGATTAAACAACACTTGCATAAATTGAAAAATAATTATTCATGGCATTCAAGAAATTGCACATGACATTTAAGAAAATGATTACATGTTTCGAAAAAATATTCATGACATTATGAAAATTCTTTTgtcaatgtaaaaaaatgttcatgtaattaaAAAAAGTTTCATAGGATTCAAAAAATGCACGTGACATTTTTTTAAATCATGCTTTTCAAAACTATTTTCATGGCATTTCAAAAATGTTTATATaatgtaaaaaatatattttatcaatTAAATTAACTTAACTTGTATTTAAAATATTTAAGATGTATTAAAAAAATCAATACATGTATTTACAATATGTTTAACGTGAATAAAATAATGTtacatgtgtataaaaaatgtacaacatgtattGAAAAAGTAGACGTGTGTTGATTTGTTTTTGAAAAATCTGCAAAAcccgaataaaaataaaaataaaaaataaaaaaccaaaattaaaaaaacccAAAGAAAAAACCTAAAAAACTGTAAAATGGAAGCGAGTACTAAGCTGGCCCAGTAGGCTTGCGCCAGAGGCGCGTCTATCGTAGCTCTCGCGACAGGCGAGAAATAGCCCCGGCAAACAACGATAGCCGTACGATCTTGCTGCATAGACGCGCCGCCGAGGCGAGGCCCAAAGGAAACCCTAGAGAAACCCCGAGCCAAGCACAACACCAGATGGCCTCCGCCGGCGGCGACACCAAGGGGAGGAAGCGCAAGTTCCTGCCCCACGGCAAGCCGGTGCGGAAGGGCGCGTACCCGCTGCGCCCCGGCGTGCAGGGCTTCTTCATCACCTGCGACGGCGGCCGCGAGCACCAGGCCACCCGCGAGGCCATCTCTCTCCTGGACACCGTAAGCCACCTCCCTTGCCCGCGCCTAAGTGATCTGTTGTTCCCTTGCCTGCCTGGGCCTCCCGCGCAGCAGGTGTTCGTCGTATTGCCTGGGCCTCCCGCGCAGCAGGTGTTCGTCGTAATTACCCGCAGGCCGCCGCTTCGTGCGAGATCTTAATTACTCGCTCAATTCTAATCACTATCTTGGACGGATGCGTTCCGCTTCAGTTTCGGTGACAGTGCTGTGCTATCTTGTGTTCACTGTAGTTTGCTTGTTATTGTTATTGTGGCGGGACAGCTTACACCTCTGTGACTCACAATGCACAATTCACTCGTAAATGTGACGACTGATTGAAATTAGGAACACAGCTGCAGCTCGCTTGCTTGTAATATACCTATGCTTGGGACTCTGAATCTTACCACTATCTAGGTTATATACAGTAATTAAGATATCTGATATGCGATACTCCATTGTGGATCTGCAGTTCTACGAGGACCTGGTTGACGGGAAAGTATTTGATGAGAAGCCCAAGAGCATCCCTGACAAGCCGctgaacaaaaaaataaagtttgaCGACTCTGATTCCTCCGATGATGAGGATCAAGGTCATTCAGTGGAGGAGGCTAACAATGGAAATGATGCAGAAAAAGGTGAAGCCAAGTCATCTGAGCAGCAACAAGAGGTACCTGGTGCCTTGGGAATTGCCAGCAAGGAGGATGAAGAACAAGTGGAAACTGCTGGCGGATCAGCGCCAAAGAAGCAACGGATAGAAGATCCTCTGGTTTCTGAACAGACAGAACCAAAAGCGCCCACTGATGAACCAGCAGAGACTACTGATGATAAGCCAAAAGAGTCCACTGATAAACCAGCAGAGACTACTGATGATAAGCCAAAAGAGTCCACTGATAAACCAACAGAGACTAGTGATAAACCAAAAGCG
The window above is part of the Triticum aestivum cultivar Chinese Spring chromosome 2A, IWGSC CS RefSeq v2.1, whole genome shotgun sequence genome. Proteins encoded here:
- the LOC123187537 gene encoding THUMP domain-containing protein 1 homolog; this translates as MASAGGDTKGRKRKFLPHGKPVRKGAYPLRPGVQGFFITCDGGREHQATREAISLLDTFYEDLVDGKVFDEKPKSIPDKPLNKKIKFDDSDSSDDEDQGHSVEEANNGNDAEKGEAKSSEQQQEVPGALGIASKEDEEQVETAGGSAPKKQRIEDPLVSEQTEPKAPTDEPAETTDDKPKESTDKPAETTDDKPKESTDKPTETSDKPKASNDKPKEFTGKPKASNDKPIDDLIDEDLKQLGDRKKRLFASVDSGCNGCIFIQMHKRDGDPGPVEIVQSMMSSAASTRKHMSRFILRVLPAEVVCYASEEEITRAVAPLVEKYFPKESPSGHKFAVLYEARSNTGIDRMKIINAVAKSIPQPHKVDLSNPDRTIIVQIAKTICMIGVVERYKELSKFNLRQLTSPPEK